In one Aquila chrysaetos chrysaetos chromosome 24, bAquChr1.4, whole genome shotgun sequence genomic region, the following are encoded:
- the MDM4 gene encoding protein Mdm4 — protein sequence MTSSSSAQHPAAENACRVTLGQVNQVRPKLPLLKILQAAGAQGETFTLKEVMHYLGQYIMVRQLYDKRQQHMVYCGGDQLGELLGLESFSVKDPSPVYDMLKRNLTSAAVADAAQNLAKEQSVDKPSQDQLKFSRQEGSDTGIMDGENNASALSTSEQKCENYEDKDLIENLSKSKKPKLDLVFEEWDVAGLPWWFLGNLRSNYKSRSNGSTDIQTNQDIDTAVVSDTTDDLWFLNECPSDQSSAAVKVETVDCEEVKEGGKKVTEDACLHDFEDSQCLSDDTDTEAVSEDCWQCTKCKKFNSPGKRYCYRCWALRKDWYSDCPKLAHSLSLSNIDAMQNKNDDEGIDVPDCRRTISAPVGQPKDLYMVENKSRVDPCSSIESLDLARECESKESLLHFTEHKKEEEIQSLESIKKLLNPCFLCHHRPRDGNIVHGRTAHLVACFKCAKMLKKKRSPCPVCRKEIEMVIRIFMG from the exons ATGACATCTTCAAGCTCTGCCCAGCATCCAGCAGCTGAGAATGCCTGCAGAGTCACACTCGGACAAGTTAACCAG GTGCGACCCAAACTGCCACTTCTGAAGattctgcaggctgcaggcGCCCAAGGTGAAACCTTCACGCTGAAGGAG GTTATGCATTACCTAGGACAGTATATAATGGTGAGGCAGCTATATGACAAAAGACAGCAGCACATGGTCTATTGTGGAGGAGATCAGCTGGGAGAACTGCTGGGACTGGAAAGCTTCTCTGTAAAAGATCCAAG CCCAGTCTATGACATGTTGAAACGGAACCTGACTTCTGCTGCAGTGGCAG ATGCTGCACAGAATCTCGCAAAGGAACAGAGCGTCGATAAGCCAAGCCAAGACCAGCTGAAG TTTAGCCGGCAAGAAGGTTCTGACACTGGCATCATGGACGGTGAAAACAATGCTTCTGCTTTGTCTACCTCAGAGCAAAAATGTGAGAATTATGAAG ACAAAGACTTAATAGAAAACCTCTCTAAAAGCAAGAAGCCTAAACTGGACCTAGTGTTTGAGGAATGGGATGTAGCTGGTCTTCCATGGTGGTTTTTAGGCAACCTCAGAAGCAATTACAAGTCCAGAAGTAATGGATCAACAGATATTCAGACTAACCAG GACATAGACACTGCCGTTGTTTCAGATACTACTGATGACTTGTGGTTCCTCAACGAATGCCCGTCGGAtcagagcagtgctgcagtCAAGGTGGAAACGGTTGACTGCGAGGAAGTGAAAGAAGGTGGCAAAAAG GTGACCGAAGATGCATGTTTGCATGACTTTGAGGATTCTCAATGCTTAAGTGATGACACAGATACAGAAGCTGTTTCTGAG GACTGCTGGCAATGCACCAAATGCAAGAAATTTAACTCTCCAGGCAAACGGTACTGTTACCGCTGCTGGGCCTTACGGAAAGACTGGTACTCAGATTGTCCCAAACTGGctcattctctttctctgtccaACATTGATGCTatgcagaacaaaaatgatGATGAAGGGATAGATGTCCCGGACTGCCGAAGGACTATTTCTGCTCCAGTTGGCCAACCCAAAGACCTGTACATGGTAGAAAACAAATCACGTGTAGATCCCTGCAGCTCTATTGAGTCTTTGGATTTGGCACGAGAGTGTGAAAGCAAGGAGTCTCTGTTGCATTTCACTGAGcataaaaaggaggaagaaatacagtCCTTAGAgagtataaaaaaattactgaatcCTTGCTTCTTATGCCATCACAGACCACGGGATGGGAATATTGTCCATGGAAGGACTGCTCACCTTGTGGCCTGTTTCAAGTGTGCaaagatgctgaagaaaaagagatcaCCTTGCCCAGTGTGCAGGAAAGAGATTGAGATGGTGATCAGGATCTTTATGGGGTAG